One Dysosmobacter welbionis DNA segment encodes these proteins:
- a CDS encoding RNA polymerase sigma factor, with protein MEEAEILLRNAMEHHGAAVYRLALCRMQSVQDAEDVYQDVFLRLLGQEASAWDGEHLRAWLLRCTVNRCHDLHRFRLRRPVLALADLPETAAEADSGAAELWDAVAHLPEKLRVPIHLYYAEGYSTEEIAGLLDIPAATVRTRLRRARKRLKDLLGGDDHEEERLSEFDGAYPAPAGLNDRVLSAARQTAGAQKETTGPKHLAPGKRRPVLRAAVCAACALALVVGSVTLGPIGGGEPGESGAPVTALPSFSFGLTAYAADTGERYEANANGGLAFSTAGQVSWSAEGGHYTGCLFQVTGENIRTISLAIDREALYRSRTLTNLSREEVQNYLDAEANGTEYRLSSGEGVIHAVYGEEEEGPLTMEVVTDLGAAVTEGYDPEVRYGFLIPDTGDIDWDRDPRVANQESIDRMDGARLTVTVTFTDGSEQTKTYTLSTGRLKVEYDANSPGGILLPQLAGDEDPWLYGVYAVDETASRFLQWPVQGANTISLSNPYGTPGGSRAARPVKLTPESTLPRRRARQSWPQRAALWWSPAMTWSEAIMW; from the coding sequence ATGGAAGAGGCTGAAATCCTGCTGCGCAATGCCATGGAACACCACGGTGCCGCCGTCTACCGGCTGGCCCTGTGCCGGATGCAGAGCGTCCAGGACGCAGAGGACGTGTACCAGGACGTGTTTCTCCGGCTGCTGGGCCAGGAGGCATCTGCCTGGGACGGGGAGCATCTGCGGGCCTGGCTGCTGCGGTGCACGGTGAACCGGTGCCATGACCTGCACCGCTTCCGCCTGCGGCGTCCGGTGCTGGCGCTGGCGGACCTGCCGGAGACGGCCGCGGAAGCGGACAGCGGCGCCGCAGAGCTGTGGGACGCAGTGGCCCACCTGCCGGAAAAGCTGCGCGTCCCCATCCACCTGTATTATGCCGAGGGATATTCCACGGAGGAGATCGCCGGGCTGCTGGACATTCCGGCGGCCACAGTCCGCACCCGGCTCCGCCGGGCCCGAAAAAGACTCAAAGACCTGCTGGGAGGAGACGACCATGAAGAAGAACGACTATCAGAATTTGATGGAGCATATCCAGCCCCCGCCGGGCTGAATGACCGGGTGCTGTCCGCCGCCCGGCAGACGGCGGGAGCGCAGAAGGAGACGACCGGCCCCAAACATCTGGCGCCCGGAAAGCGGCGCCCGGTGCTCCGGGCGGCAGTATGCGCCGCCTGTGCACTGGCGCTGGTGGTAGGTTCTGTAACGCTGGGGCCCATTGGCGGCGGAGAGCCCGGAGAGAGCGGCGCGCCGGTAACAGCCCTGCCCAGCTTCTCCTTCGGCCTGACGGCTTATGCCGCTGACACGGGGGAGCGTTACGAGGCGAACGCCAACGGGGGGCTGGCCTTCAGCACAGCCGGTCAAGTCTCCTGGTCTGCCGAGGGCGGCCACTACACCGGCTGTCTGTTCCAGGTGACCGGGGAGAACATTCGAACCATTTCCCTTGCCATTGACCGAGAGGCGCTGTACCGCAGCAGAACTCTGACCAACCTCTCCAGAGAAGAGGTGCAGAACTATCTCGATGCCGAGGCCAACGGCACGGAGTACCGGCTTTCCAGCGGCGAAGGAGTGATCCATGCCGTTTATGGCGAGGAGGAAGAGGGGCCCCTGACCATGGAGGTGGTGACGGATCTGGGCGCTGCCGTCACGGAGGGCTATGACCCGGAGGTGCGCTATGGATTCCTGATTCCGGACACCGGCGATATCGACTGGGACAGGGATCCCCGGGTGGCGAATCAGGAGAGCATCGACCGGATGGACGGCGCTCGGCTGACGGTGACGGTGACCTTCACTGACGGTTCGGAGCAGACCAAGACCTACACGCTGTCCACAGGGCGGCTGAAGGTGGAATATGACGCAAACAGCCCCGGCGGGATCCTCCTGCCCCAGCTGGCCGGTGATGAAGACCCGTGGCTCTACGGCGTCTATGCGGTGGATGAGACGGCCAGCCGTTTCCTCCAGTGGCCGGTGCAGGGAGCCAACACCATCAGCCTCTCCAACCCCTATGGTACCCCCGGTGGCAGCCGGGCGGCAAGACCTGTGAAACTCACACCGGAATCGACATTGCCGCGCCGGAGGGCGAGGCAGTCCTGGCCGCAGCGGGCGGCACTGTGGTGGAGTCCGGCTATGACGTGGAGCGAGGCAATTATGTGGTGA
- a CDS encoding LysR family transcriptional regulator, which translates to MAVKLELYRVFKEVAETGNISLAAKNLYISQSAVSQSIKQLETALQARLFARSPRGVSLTWEGQMLYQYVRSALGLLATGEDKLSQAQQLLLGTLTIGASDTVTSFFLTPYLEAFHRQHPGIRLKIVSGRSAKVLSMLKSGAVDIAFASSPTDPAALHTWSCFATHSVFVAGSGYDCDFDHVYTRQEIAEFPLILLERKASSRVFLEQYFLQSGITLTPEIELSSRSLLVSLARIGLGVAGVTLEFVQKALDSGDIRLLKTDFTIPARSVDMCTLRDVTPTAAASAFMEMVRQDAR; encoded by the coding sequence ATGGCGGTCAAGCTGGAGCTGTACCGAGTGTTCAAAGAGGTGGCGGAGACGGGCAACATCTCCCTGGCGGCAAAAAACCTCTACATCTCCCAGTCGGCGGTGAGCCAGTCTATCAAGCAGCTGGAGACGGCGCTCCAGGCCCGCCTGTTCGCCCGCAGTCCCCGGGGCGTCTCCCTCACCTGGGAGGGGCAGATGCTCTACCAGTATGTCCGCAGCGCCCTGGGCCTGCTGGCCACAGGGGAGGACAAGCTGTCCCAGGCCCAGCAGCTGTTGCTGGGCACCCTGACTATCGGCGCCAGCGACACTGTCACCAGCTTTTTCCTGACGCCATATTTGGAGGCCTTCCACCGCCAGCACCCGGGCATCCGGCTGAAGATTGTCAGCGGCCGCAGCGCCAAGGTGCTGAGCATGCTGAAATCCGGCGCTGTGGACATCGCCTTCGCCTCCTCCCCCACGGACCCCGCCGCGCTGCATACCTGGTCCTGCTTCGCCACCCACTCCGTCTTTGTGGCGGGCAGCGGCTACGACTGTGACTTCGACCACGTGTATACCCGGCAGGAGATCGCGGAGTTCCCCCTGATCCTGCTGGAGCGCAAGGCCAGCAGCCGGGTGTTTCTGGAGCAGTACTTTCTGCAAAGCGGCATCACCCTGACGCCGGAAATCGAGCTCTCCTCCCGGAGCCTTCTGGTATCCCTGGCCCGGATCGGCCTGGGGGTGGCCGGTGTGACGCTGGAGTTTGTGCAGAAGGCCCTGGACAGCGGGGACATCCGCCTGCTGAAAACCGACTTCACCATTCCTGCCCGCAGCGTGGACATGTGCACCCTGCGGGACGTGACGCCCACCGCCGCGGCCTCCGCCTTTATGGAGATGGTCCGGCAGGACGCCCGGTGA
- a CDS encoding M23 family metallopeptidase: protein MAAAGGTVVESGYDVERGNYVVIDHGDGLSTLYGQCRDFTVEEGDTVRAGEMIGAVGKTGMATGAHLHFEVRQDGEPQNPVAYFDSDVRDTLRMG from the coding sequence CTGGCCGCAGCGGGCGGCACTGTGGTGGAGTCCGGCTATGACGTGGAGCGAGGCAATTATGTGGTGATCGACCACGGGGACGGCCTTTCTACCCTATATGGCCAGTGCCGGGACTTTACGGTGGAGGAGGGCGACACCGTCCGGGCCGGGGAGATGATCGGTGCCGTGGGGAAGACCGGCATGGCAACAGGGGCCCATCTCCACTTTGAGGTCCGCCAGGACGGAGAGCCCCAGAACCCGGTGGCCTATTTTGACAGCGACGTGCGGGACACCCTCCGCATGGGCTGA
- a CDS encoding TIGR00282 family metallophosphoesterase, with product MLYHILAVGDVVMEPGLRHLERHLRPLQKWKAIDFTVVNGENAAGVGLTRDQAERIYDAGADVVTLGNHAFGKSQIADFLEDAPWLLRPANYTGRAPGRGCGVYDLGGVRIRVLNLIGRCDLAWGADNPFTAADRLLERDAADFTLVDFHAEATSEKLAMGYYLDGRVSALWGTHTHVPTADERVCPRGTGYITDLGMTGSIESVLGIDPRQSVEGFLGGLPGRYRAPEGPAKLQGAIFTLDSATGLCTAVERIDVR from the coding sequence ATGCTGTATCACATTCTGGCAGTGGGCGACGTGGTGATGGAGCCCGGCCTCCGCCATCTGGAGCGGCACCTGCGTCCCCTCCAGAAGTGGAAGGCCATCGACTTCACGGTGGTGAACGGCGAGAATGCCGCCGGAGTGGGGCTGACCCGCGACCAGGCGGAGCGGATCTACGACGCCGGTGCCGACGTGGTGACCTTGGGGAACCACGCCTTCGGCAAGAGCCAGATTGCGGATTTCCTGGAGGACGCGCCCTGGCTGCTGCGGCCCGCCAACTACACCGGCCGGGCCCCGGGTCGGGGCTGCGGTGTTTACGACCTGGGCGGCGTCCGGATCCGGGTGCTGAACCTGATCGGCCGGTGCGACCTGGCCTGGGGGGCGGACAACCCCTTCACGGCGGCGGACCGGCTGCTGGAGAGAGACGCGGCGGACTTCACCCTGGTGGACTTCCACGCGGAGGCAACCAGTGAGAAACTGGCCATGGGCTACTATCTGGACGGGCGGGTGTCCGCCCTGTGGGGGACCCATACCCACGTGCCCACCGCTGACGAGCGGGTGTGTCCCAGGGGCACGGGCTATATTACGGATTTGGGAATGACCGGGTCCATCGAGTCGGTGCTGGGCATCGACCCCCGGCAGTCCGTGGAGGGATTCCTGGGCGGCCTGCCGGGCCGCTACCGGGCGCCGGAGGGACCCGCCAAGCTCCAGGGGGCCATCTTCACGCTGGACAGCGCCACCGGACTGTGCACCGCCGTGGAGCGGATCGACGTACGGTGA
- the ychF gene encoding redox-regulated ATPase YchF: MKLGIVGLPNVGKSTLFNAITNAGAESANYPFCTIDPNVGMVAVPDERLDKLAEMYQPDKKTPAVIEFVDIAGLVKGASKGEGLGNKFLANIRETDAIVHVVRCFDDENVIHVEGSTDPRRDIDIINMELVMADLEMVQRRVEKATKALKGDKKFQHEVDVFTALQKHLDGGNLARTFACDEDDAALIATSDLLTLKPVIYAANTDEAGFADLEHNQYYQQVKAIADAEDSQVLPICAKMEQDIAELEGEEKLMFLEELGVEESGLDRLIKCSYALLGLISFLTYGKDECRAWTIKKGTKAPQAAGKIHSDIERGFIRAEVIAYDDMIACGSVNAAKEKGLLRSEGKEYVVQDGDMVYFRFNV, encoded by the coding sequence ATGAAATTAGGAATCGTGGGTCTGCCCAATGTGGGCAAATCGACCCTGTTCAACGCCATCACCAACGCCGGCGCCGAGAGCGCCAACTATCCGTTCTGCACCATCGACCCCAACGTGGGCATGGTAGCGGTGCCGGACGAGCGGCTGGACAAGCTGGCGGAGATGTATCAGCCGGATAAGAAGACCCCGGCGGTCATCGAATTCGTGGACATCGCCGGACTGGTGAAGGGCGCCAGCAAGGGCGAGGGCCTGGGCAACAAGTTCCTGGCCAACATCCGGGAGACCGACGCCATCGTCCACGTGGTCCGCTGCTTTGACGACGAGAACGTCATTCACGTGGAGGGCAGCACGGACCCCAGGCGGGACATCGACATCATCAACATGGAGCTGGTGATGGCGGACCTGGAGATGGTCCAGCGCCGGGTGGAGAAGGCCACGAAAGCCCTGAAGGGCGACAAGAAGTTCCAGCATGAGGTGGACGTGTTCACCGCACTGCAGAAGCATCTGGACGGGGGCAATCTGGCCCGGACCTTTGCCTGTGACGAGGACGACGCGGCCCTGATCGCCACCTCCGACCTGCTGACCCTGAAGCCTGTGATCTACGCCGCCAACACCGACGAGGCGGGCTTCGCCGATCTGGAGCATAACCAGTACTACCAGCAGGTGAAGGCCATTGCCGACGCGGAGGACAGCCAGGTGCTGCCCATCTGCGCCAAGATGGAGCAGGACATCGCCGAGCTGGAGGGCGAGGAGAAGCTGATGTTTCTGGAGGAGCTGGGAGTGGAGGAGTCCGGCCTGGACCGGCTCATCAAGTGCTCCTACGCTCTGCTGGGCCTGATCTCCTTCCTGACCTACGGCAAGGACGAGTGCCGGGCCTGGACCATCAAGAAGGGCACCAAGGCCCCCCAAGCCGCCGGCAAGATCCACTCCGACATCGAGCGGGGCTTCATCCGGGCGGAGGTCATCGCATACGATGACATGATCGCCTGCGGCAGCGTCAACGCCGCCAAGGAGAAAGGGCTGCTCCGCAGCGAGGGCAAGGAGTATGTGGTTCAGGACGGAGACATGGTCTACTTCCGGTTCAACGTATGA
- a CDS encoding dicarboxylate/amino acid:cation symporter: MKQKKIPLSLQIFLALGLGIAVGMAFTGNPTFAVSYIKPFGTIFLNLLKFVVVPIVFFSILSGIISMSDIRKVGSIGVKTLVYYTCTTAGAIVLAMFLANLFKGFFTVIDPTGVTFEPGETASFMDTLVDIFPSNIIAPFANASMLQVIVAALLFGFGILAAGEKGRPAAALVDSLTEVCMKVMDIILRLSPIGVFCLILPVVAENGPQILGNLGLVLLCAYIGYFLHAVIVYSATVKALGGVSPLAFFKGMFPAMAMAFSSASSVGTLPLNLECTERLGARRDIASFVLPLGATINMDGTAIYQGVCAVFIATCYGVDLTLGQMITIVLTATLASIGTAGVPGSGVVMLTMVLESVNLPVAGIGLVIGVDRIFDMGRTTVNITGDAACALVVSNLEKKAEARRAARRPRA; this comes from the coding sequence ATGAAGCAGAAAAAAATTCCTCTCTCCCTCCAAATCTTTCTGGCGCTGGGGCTAGGCATCGCGGTCGGCATGGCCTTCACGGGAAATCCCACCTTTGCCGTCAGCTATATCAAGCCCTTCGGCACCATTTTCCTGAACCTGCTGAAGTTCGTGGTGGTGCCCATCGTCTTTTTCTCCATTCTCTCCGGCATCATCTCCATGAGCGATATCCGCAAGGTGGGTTCCATCGGCGTCAAAACGCTGGTGTATTATACCTGCACCACTGCCGGGGCCATCGTGCTGGCCATGTTCCTGGCCAACCTGTTCAAGGGCTTCTTCACGGTCATCGACCCCACCGGTGTCACCTTTGAGCCCGGTGAGACCGCCAGCTTCATGGACACGCTGGTGGACATCTTCCCCTCCAACATCATCGCCCCCTTTGCCAACGCCTCCATGCTGCAGGTGATCGTGGCGGCGCTGCTGTTCGGCTTCGGCATCCTGGCCGCCGGAGAGAAGGGACGGCCCGCAGCGGCGCTGGTCGACAGCCTTACAGAGGTCTGCATGAAGGTCATGGACATCATCCTGCGCCTCTCCCCCATCGGCGTGTTCTGCCTGATCCTGCCGGTGGTGGCGGAAAACGGTCCCCAGATCCTGGGCAATCTGGGCCTGGTGCTGCTGTGCGCCTATATCGGGTACTTCCTCCACGCCGTCATCGTCTACTCTGCCACGGTAAAGGCCCTGGGCGGCGTGAGTCCGCTGGCCTTCTTCAAGGGGATGTTCCCGGCCATGGCCATGGCGTTCTCCTCTGCCTCCTCCGTGGGCACCCTGCCTTTGAACCTGGAGTGCACGGAGCGGCTGGGCGCCCGGCGGGACATCGCCAGCTTCGTCCTGCCCCTGGGCGCCACCATCAACATGGACGGCACCGCCATCTACCAGGGCGTGTGCGCCGTGTTCATCGCCACCTGCTACGGAGTGGACCTGACCCTGGGCCAAATGATCACCATTGTGCTCACCGCCACCCTGGCCTCCATCGGAACCGCGGGTGTCCCCGGCTCCGGCGTGGTGATGCTGACCATGGTGCTGGAGAGCGTGAATCTGCCGGTGGCAGGCATCGGCCTGGTCATCGGCGTGGACCGCATCTTCGACATGGGCCGCACCACGGTGAACATCACGGGCGACGCTGCCTGCGCCCTGGTGGTCTCCAACCTGGAGAAAAAAGCGGAGGCCCGACGGGCTGCCCGCAGGCCCCGGGCCTGA
- a CDS encoding trimeric intracellular cation channel family protein: MEQLFLILELVGTLAFAASGAITGLKKNMDVFGVCILGLTTAVGGGVIRDLLLGITPPGTFQDPIYAVVALLTSLVLFLPRIRRLLMWDQRLYDLVLLIMDSAGLGIFTVAGIRIAYEHAARPTLFLLVFVGVVTGVGGGVLRDVLAGDTPYIFVKHVYASASLAGALACVVLWPLAGEMAAMLCGSALVVAVRILSAHFRWNLPHAHD, encoded by the coding sequence ATGGAACAGCTGTTTCTGATCCTGGAGCTGGTTGGGACGCTCGCTTTTGCCGCCTCCGGCGCCATCACCGGCCTGAAAAAGAACATGGACGTTTTCGGCGTCTGCATTCTGGGCCTCACCACCGCGGTGGGCGGCGGCGTCATCCGGGACCTGCTCTTGGGCATCACGCCGCCGGGCACCTTCCAGGATCCCATCTACGCCGTGGTGGCCCTGCTGACCTCCCTGGTGCTGTTTCTGCCCCGCATCCGGCGGCTCCTCATGTGGGACCAGCGGCTCTACGACTTGGTGCTGCTGATTATGGACTCCGCGGGCCTTGGCATTTTCACTGTGGCGGGCATCCGCATTGCCTATGAACACGCGGCCCGCCCCACCCTGTTCCTGCTGGTGTTTGTGGGCGTGGTTACCGGCGTGGGCGGCGGCGTGCTGCGGGACGTGCTGGCCGGGGACACGCCCTACATTTTCGTCAAGCATGTCTATGCCTCCGCCTCCCTGGCCGGGGCGCTGGCCTGCGTGGTCCTCTGGCCCCTGGCGGGAGAGATGGCCGCCATGCTCTGCGGCAGTGCGCTTGTGGTCGCCGTCCGCATCCTCTCCGCCCACTTCCGCTGGAACCTGCCTCACGCCCATGACTGA